The proteins below are encoded in one region of Triticum aestivum cultivar Chinese Spring chromosome 1B, IWGSC CS RefSeq v2.1, whole genome shotgun sequence:
- the LOC123102544 gene encoding uncharacterized protein isoform X1: MICISSASLSGEDHAFLPLQFDQKFCNHSTRPAPSHQGAQPAHRKYTYAAASPGGCKVKWTAEEKPHGAGLSSGRRSLPPPNDVSFDHKWKLEPKSKPGAANKAKTKLEEANEDDRNKPAMKCTHIEEVLAGCDAIHKDDDYLMVIPYSHIFCPHVASSKAAPVIYHHKTCLGSKSPVTITLNSSL, from the exons ATGATTTGCATCTCCAGTGCATCCTTGAGTGGTGAGGACCATGCTTTCTTGCCTTTGCAATTTGACCAAAAGTTCTGTAACCATTCGACAAG ACCGGCACCTTCGCACCAAGGCGCACAACCGGCTCACCGCAAGTACACCTACGCCGCCGCTTCCCCGGGGGGCTGCAAGGTGAAGTGGACGGCCGAGGAGAAGCCGCACGGGGCTGGGCTCTCAAGTGGGAGGCGGAGCTTGCCTCCCCCCAATGACGTCAGCTTTGATCACAAGTGGAAGTTGGAGCCCAAGTCCAAGCCCGGTGCCGCCAACAAGGCCAAGACCAAGCTCGAGGAAGCCAACGAGGATGACAGGAATAAGCCGGCGATGAAGTGCACGCACATCGAGGAGGTCCTCGCCGGTTGCGACGCCATCCACAAG GATGATGACTATCTAATGGTGATTCCCTATTCCCACATTTTTTGCCCTCATGTTGCAAGCTCTAAAGCTGCCCCTGTAATTTACCATCACAAGACATGTCTGGGCAGCAAGTCTCCTGTGACGATTACTCTTAATTCGTCGTTATAA
- the LOC123102544 gene encoding uncharacterized protein isoform X3: MLSCLCNLTKSSVTIRQGAQPAHRKYTYAAASPGGCKVKWTAEEKPHGAGLSSGRRSLPPPNDVSFDHKWKLEPKSKPGAANKAKTKLEEANEDDRNKPAMKCTHIEEVLAGCDAIHKDDDYLMVIPYSHIFCPHVASSKAAPVIYHHKTCLGSKSPVTITLNSSL; this comes from the exons ATGCTTTCTTGCCTTTGCAATTTGACCAAAAGTTCTGTAACCATTCGACAAG GCGCACAACCGGCTCACCGCAAGTACACCTACGCCGCCGCTTCCCCGGGGGGCTGCAAGGTGAAGTGGACGGCCGAGGAGAAGCCGCACGGGGCTGGGCTCTCAAGTGGGAGGCGGAGCTTGCCTCCCCCCAATGACGTCAGCTTTGATCACAAGTGGAAGTTGGAGCCCAAGTCCAAGCCCGGTGCCGCCAACAAGGCCAAGACCAAGCTCGAGGAAGCCAACGAGGATGACAGGAATAAGCCGGCGATGAAGTGCACGCACATCGAGGAGGTCCTCGCCGGTTGCGACGCCATCCACAAG GATGATGACTATCTAATGGTGATTCCCTATTCCCACATTTTTTGCCCTCATGTTGCAAGCTCTAAAGCTGCCCCTGTAATTTACCATCACAAGACATGTCTGGGCAGCAAGTCTCCTGTGACGATTACTCTTAATTCGTCGTTATAA
- the LOC123102544 gene encoding uncharacterized protein isoform X2 — MDGYFDFLDVNSFSNLPTNLTITCLITTFGPAPSHQGAQPAHRKYTYAAASPGGCKVKWTAEEKPHGAGLSSGRRSLPPPNDVSFDHKWKLEPKSKPGAANKAKTKLEEANEDDRNKPAMKCTHIEEVLAGCDAIHKDDDYLMVIPYSHIFCPHVASSKAAPVIYHHKTCLGSKSPVTITLNSSL, encoded by the exons ATGGATGGTTACTTTGATTTTTTAGATGTAAACAGTTTCTCAAACCTTCCTACTAACTTGACTATTACCTGCTTAATTACTACGTTTGGACCGGCACCTTCGCACCAAGGCGCACAACCGGCTCACCGCAAGTACACCTACGCCGCCGCTTCCCCGGGGGGCTGCAAGGTGAAGTGGACGGCCGAGGAGAAGCCGCACGGGGCTGGGCTCTCAAGTGGGAGGCGGAGCTTGCCTCCCCCCAATGACGTCAGCTTTGATCACAAGTGGAAGTTGGAGCCCAAGTCCAAGCCCGGTGCCGCCAACAAGGCCAAGACCAAGCTCGAGGAAGCCAACGAGGATGACAGGAATAAGCCGGCGATGAAGTGCACGCACATCGAGGAGGTCCTCGCCGGTTGCGACGCCATCCACAAG GATGATGACTATCTAATGGTGATTCCCTATTCCCACATTTTTTGCCCTCATGTTGCAAGCTCTAAAGCTGCCCCTGTAATTTACCATCACAAGACATGTCTGGGCAGCAAGTCTCCTGTGACGATTACTCTTAATTCGTCGTTATAA